A DNA window from Etheostoma spectabile isolate EspeVRDwgs_2016 chromosome 22, UIUC_Espe_1.0, whole genome shotgun sequence contains the following coding sequences:
- the gimap4 gene encoding GTPase IMAP family member 4 isoform X2 produces the protein MEASRPLHTEAKEASGSEEEAKKAEAAVANRLPEVRLVVLGWRWPGKSLTGNTIIGREEFRLERAAEFCVKRQAEVLGRQVTVVDTPGWFSAQDTPPSYKQELVRGASLCPPGPHVFLLVIPVGMFTDVDRARIEEHVSLFGERVWKHTIVVFTWAEVLSTISIERYIRREGKELQWVLEKCKRRYFVINNCIFGEHPQVGRLLEKVEKMVAEEGGYYNPEEVEKEKKPLDEYQNPAKEGRELGARPKQNSGLGLSKVMEAEPLSN, from the exons ATGGAAGCGAGTAGACCACTTCACACGGAAG CCAAAGAGGCCTCTGGATCAGAAGAGGAGGCCAAAAAGGCAGAAGCTGCTGTGGCTAACCGCCTGCCTGAGGTTCGTCTGGTGGTGCTGGGCTGGAGGTGGCCGGGGAAGAGCCTGACTGGAAACACCATCATAGGCCGAGAGGAGTTTCGCTTGGAGCGAGCAGCCGAGTTCTGTGTGAAGAGACAGGCCGAGGTGCTAGGGCGGCAGGTGACTGTGGTGGACACTCCAGGCTGGTTCTCTGCCCAGGATACACCACCCTCCTATAAACAGGAGTTAGTGAGGGGAGCATCTCTTTGCCCTCCAGGCCCACACGTCTTCCTGCTTGTCATCCCTGTGGGCATGTTCACAGACGTGGACCGTGCTCGCATCGAGGAACACGTCAGCCTCTTTGGCGAGCGTGTGTGGAAGCACACGATTGTGGTTTTCACCTGGGCAGAGGTGTTGAGTACCATTTCAATTGAGAGGTACATTCGCAGGGAGGGCAAGGAGCTGCAGTGGGTGCTCGAAAAGTGTAAGCGAAGATACTTTGTTATTAATAACTGCATATTCGGGGAGCATCCCCAGGTGGGCCGCTTGTTGGAGAAAGTGGAAAAGATGGTGGCAGAGGAGGGGGGCTACTACAACCCAGAGGAggtggagaaggagaagaaaccTCTGGATGAGTACCAGAATCCAGCCAAAGAGGGGCGGGAGCTGGGGGCACGGCCCAAACAGAACTCTGGGCTGGGTTTGTCCAAAGTCATGGAGGCGGAGCCGCTTTCCA ATTAA
- the zfand1 gene encoding AN1-type zinc finger protein 1 has translation MAEIDIGKHCQIDSCNQKDFLPFVCDLCSGIFCLEHRSREAHSCSEEPVKRESRTVGSSTSYPCSFQDCKGKELLPVICLQCEKHFCLAHRHQDDHKCEKLEIQKPRMAATKELVQKIVESKDKCRSKARRGAKNSATAAKVALMKLKLHAAGDKGLPQTERTYFQVYLPKGFKDSSQPMFFCSKWSVGKVVDYAASLASLKNNNNVLTAKKLRLCHPQTGEAFRMDDTLHSLLAHTETPLYNGGNVILEYLDNKCTGLENVSDYVTQT, from the exons ATGGCTGAAATAGACATTGGGAAGCATTGTCAAATCGATTCCTGCAATCAGAAAG attttcttcCATTTGTTTGTGATCTTTGCAGTGGTATTTTCTG CCTTGAGCACAGAAGCAGAGAGGCCCATTCATGTTCAGAG GAGCCAGTGAAAAGGGAATCCCGGACCGTGGGTAGCAGTACAAGTTATCCATGCTCATTTCAAGACTGCAAGGGAAAAGAATTGTTACCAGTAATATGTCTGCAGTGtgaaaaacatttctgtttggC TCATCGCCATCAAGATGATCACAAGTGTGAGAAGTTGGAAATCCAAAAGCCTCGAATGGCAGCCACAAAAGAGCTGGTGCAAAAGATTGTTG AGTCAAAGGACAAATGTCGAAGTAAAGCACGCAGAGGAGCAAAGAACAGTGCAACTGCAGCTAAGGTAGCATTAATGAAACTGAAGCTGCATGCTGCAGGAGACAAGGGGCTGCCACAG ACAGAAAGAACCTATTTTCAGGTGTATCTTCCAAAAGGATTCAAAGACTCCAGCCAACCCATGTTCTTCTGTTCCAAATGGAGTGTTGGAAAAGTGGTGGATTACGCAGCCTCCCTCGCTAGTCTCAAGAACAACAATAATGTACTGACGGCTAAG AAGCTGCGGTTATGTCATCCTCAGACAGGTGAGGCTTTCCGGATGGACGACACCCTGCACTCGCTGCTGGCTCACACAGAAACTCCCCTGTACAATGGGGGTAATGTGATCCTGGAGTACCTGGACAATAAGTGCACAGGCCTGGAGAATGTTTCAGACTATGTTACTCAAACTTAA
- the maf1b gene encoding MAF1 homolog, negative regulator of RNA polymerase III b → MKLLESSSFEALSSRLCVETGESRILGRMESYSCKMAGDDKHMFKQFCQEGEPHVLEALSPPQSTSATSPSQLGKSSEDGENPLSDKCCRKTLFYLITTLNESFRPDYDFSAARAHEFSREPSLNWVANAVNSSLFSAVGEEFNSLGPELWNAIDQEINLQSCDIYSYNPDLDSDPFGEEGSLWSFNYFFYNKKLKRIVFFTCRSVSVLSGYGRDCLDNELDMELDDEEEMDGFTEDRFPRALCV, encoded by the exons ATGAAACTTTTGGAAAGCTCCAGCTTTGAAGCCCTCAGCTCCCGGCTGTGTGTTGAAACAGGAGAGTCTCGCATCCTTGGCAG GATGGAGAGCTACTCCTGTAAGATGGCAGGTGACGATAAACATATGTTCAAGCAGTTCTGCCAGGAAGGGGAGCCGCATGTCCTGGAGGCCCTCTCTCCCCCGCAGTCCACCAGCGCCACCAGCCCTTCACA GCTGGGGAAGAGCAGTGAGGACGGGGAGAACCCCCTGAGTGACAAGTGTTGCAGGAAGACTCTTTTCTACCTCATCACCACGCTCAACGAGTCCTTCCGGCCGGACTATGACTTTAGCGCCGCACGGGCCCACGAGTTCAGCCGAGAGCCCAGCCTCAACTGG GTGGCTAATGCAGTAAACAGCAGCTTGTTCTCAGCTGTGGGAGAGGAGTTCAACTCTCTGGGGCCGGAGCTGTGGAACGCCATCGATCAAGAGATCAACCTGCAGAGCTGTGACATTTACAG CTACAACCCTGATCTGGACTCAGACCCTTTTGGTGAAGAGGGGAGCCTCTGGTCCTTCAACTATTTCTTCTACAACAAGAAACTCAAGAGGATTGTATTCTTCACATGTCGCTCTGTCAG CGTCTTGAGTGGGTATGGCCGGGATTGTCTTGACAATGAGCTGGACATGGAGctggatgatgaagaggaaatgGACGGCTTCACTGAGGACAG GTTTCCCAGAGCTCTGTGCGTGTGA
- the gimap4 gene encoding GTPase IMAP family member 4 isoform X1, which yields MEASRPLHTEAKEASGSEEEAKKAEAAVANRLPEVRLVVLGWRWPGKSLTGNTIIGREEFRLERAAEFCVKRQAEVLGRQVTVVDTPGWFSAQDTPPSYKQELVRGASLCPPGPHVFLLVIPVGMFTDVDRARIEEHVSLFGERVWKHTIVVFTWAEVLSTISIERYIRREGKELQWVLEKCKRRYFVINNCIFGEHPQVGRLLEKVEKMVAEEGGYYNPEEVEKEKKPLDEYQNPAKEGRELGARPKQNSGLGLSKVMEAEPLSSE from the exons ATGGAAGCGAGTAGACCACTTCACACGGAAG CCAAAGAGGCCTCTGGATCAGAAGAGGAGGCCAAAAAGGCAGAAGCTGCTGTGGCTAACCGCCTGCCTGAGGTTCGTCTGGTGGTGCTGGGCTGGAGGTGGCCGGGGAAGAGCCTGACTGGAAACACCATCATAGGCCGAGAGGAGTTTCGCTTGGAGCGAGCAGCCGAGTTCTGTGTGAAGAGACAGGCCGAGGTGCTAGGGCGGCAGGTGACTGTGGTGGACACTCCAGGCTGGTTCTCTGCCCAGGATACACCACCCTCCTATAAACAGGAGTTAGTGAGGGGAGCATCTCTTTGCCCTCCAGGCCCACACGTCTTCCTGCTTGTCATCCCTGTGGGCATGTTCACAGACGTGGACCGTGCTCGCATCGAGGAACACGTCAGCCTCTTTGGCGAGCGTGTGTGGAAGCACACGATTGTGGTTTTCACCTGGGCAGAGGTGTTGAGTACCATTTCAATTGAGAGGTACATTCGCAGGGAGGGCAAGGAGCTGCAGTGGGTGCTCGAAAAGTGTAAGCGAAGATACTTTGTTATTAATAACTGCATATTCGGGGAGCATCCCCAGGTGGGCCGCTTGTTGGAGAAAGTGGAAAAGATGGTGGCAGAGGAGGGGGGCTACTACAACCCAGAGGAggtggagaaggagaagaaaccTCTGGATGAGTACCAGAATCCAGCCAAAGAGGGGCGGGAGCTGGGGGCACGGCCCAAACAGAACTCTGGGCTGGGTTTGTCCAAAGTCATGGAGGCGGAGCCGCTTTCCAGTGAGTGA
- the chmp4c gene encoding charged multivesicular body protein 4c yields the protein MSKFTKLFKGGASSSSSSSSSSSKSKHHRSRGGPSPQEAIHKLRETEEMLTKKQDYLEKRIEQELMIAKKNGTKNKRAALQALKRKKRLEQQLTQIDGTLSTIEFQREALENSHTNTEVLKNMGFAAKAMKQVHENMDINKIDDLMQDITEQQDVAREISEAISGPFGETFDEDELMAELEELEQEELEDSMKSMGGLPSVPSSKLPSAQPGHRATTKKRVEDDDDMRMLASWAT from the exons ATGAGCAAATTCACGAAACTATTCAAGGGGGGCGCCAGCTCGAGTTCATCGAGCTCATCGAGCTCCTCGAAGTCCAAACACCACCGGTCGCGGGGAGGACCTTCACCCCAAGAGGCCATTCACAAACTTCGGGAAACCGAAGAAATGCTGACGAAGAAACAAGACTACCTGGAGAAAAGAATAGAGCAGGAACTTATGATAGCCAAAAAGAATGGCACAAAAAACAAGCGAG CTGCTCTGCAGGCCTTGAAGAGGAAGAAGCGCCTGGAGCAGCAGCTCACGCAGATCGATGGCACGCTCTCCACCATCGAGTTTCAGAGGGAAGCTTTGGAGAACTCGCACACCAACACAGAGGTCCTGAAGAACATGGGCTTTGCTGCCAAGGCCATGAAGCAGGTCCACGAGAACAT GGACATTAACAAGATAGATGATCTGATGCAGGATATCACAGAGCAACAAGACGTGGCCCGAGAGATCAGCGAAGCCATCTCCGGCCCTTTTGGCGAGACTTTCGACGAG GATGAGCTGATGGCAGAGCTGGAAGAGCTGGAACAGGAGGAGCTTGAGGACAGCATGAAGAGTATGGGCGGACTACCAAGCGTGCCCAGCTCCAAACTGCCTTCAGCACAGCCCGGTCACCGCGCAA CAACCAAGAAAAGGGTGGAAGATGATGACGACATGCGCATGCTGGCATCGTGGGCAACTTAA